The following are encoded in a window of Physeter macrocephalus isolate SW-GA chromosome 9, ASM283717v5, whole genome shotgun sequence genomic DNA:
- the SPATA6L gene encoding spermatogenesis associated 6-like protein isoform X8 produces MCREVLMKTVEGFPGIAPKIEFSTRTAIRERVFPHRNRFLEERCKSQRPLSTSNGPKFPLSSIKMKPRESNLDRLPQGMQSRPPSPYFTRRFFQDQPAQLNPGDSFKLPGESKPTFVVRHVDSAKPFGENSSQHHSQKSRRKSDFSNFPFPVRRASSLDRLATNVKVIKEPDERIVLRNESPSSLDSSKFGKPSASYSNQGDADFHRETSFATFQHSRSPSPLLDQPLLRERFHPGSQSMWKKIHERVCSRLTSHRSQQHLNKKDSISEVKNILERPSYPLKKYPVHEQRYFKTAVLWETE; encoded by the exons ATGTGTAGGGAGGTGCTCATGAAGACAGTTGAAGGTTTTCCG GGCATTGCTCCCAAAATAGAGTTTTCTACGAGGACAGCCATCAGAGAACGTGTGTTTCCACATAGAAACAGATTTCTT GAAGAAAGATGTAAGTCACAAAGGCCTTTATCCACATCAAATGGACCAAAATTCCCCTTAAGTAGTATAAAGATGAAACCAAGGGAGAGTAATCTCGACAGACTGCCCCAAGGCATGCAGTCCCGGCCGCCCTCTCCATATTTCACCAGGCGTTTCTTTCAGGACCAGCCAGCTCAACTGAATCCTGGAGATAGTTTCAAATTACCTGGAGAAAGCAAACCTACATTTGTAGTAAGACAC gtGGACAGTGCAAAGCCCTTTGGTGAGAACAGTTCACAGCATCATTCCCAGAAGTCTAGAAGAAAATCTgacttttcaaattttccatttccaGTGAGAAGAG CTTCTTCTCTTGACAGACTTGCAACTAAcgtaaag GTTATCAAAGAGCCAGATGAACGGATTGTTTTAAGGAATGAATCACCATCATCGTTAGATTCAAGTAAGTTTGGAAAGCCCTCGGCCAGTTACAGTAACCAAGGAGATGCCGATTTCCACCGGGAAACTTCATTTGCCACCTTCCAGCACTCCAGATCTCCCAGCCCTCTTCTGGATCAGCCCCTTCTCCGAGAAAG GTTCCACCCTGGGTCCCAGTCCATGTGGAAGAAGATCCACGAAAGGGTCTGCAGTCGTCTGACATCCCACAGATCTCAGCAACACCTAAACAAG AAAGACTCCATCTCTGAAGTAAAGAATATCCTTGAAAGACCAAGCTACCCTCTGAAGAAATATCCGGTGCATGAacagagatattttaaaactgcTGTCCTAT GGGAGACTGAATGA